A single window of uncultured Methanospirillum sp. DNA harbors:
- a CDS encoding NADH-ubiquinone oxidoreductase-F iron-sulfur binding region domain-containing protein, giving the protein MAGSAMPIQTPGDLAKVRESGLSKLKPDRPRIAVGLSTCGIAVGGKRLFERLKEIITAGGYDIDLVRVGCIGFCKEEPIVNITIPGRPLVIIHRVSPDDAEAIVKSVLNGSVLEEKALCKVSAWDHITGTITYGTGFEQIPDYHDVPFFGRQTKVILRDAGFINPEDIDEYIAVGGYQAFVSAITSRTPDEVIDVVKQSDLRGRGGAGFPAGLKWEITRKAKGYLKYVVCNADEGDPGAYMNRNEMESDPHMLIEGLLIGAYAIGTSDALIYIRAEYPLAIERLKKAIGQAREYGLLGENILGTGFSCDIQLATGAGAFVCGESTALAASIEGKTGRPRPRPPRLTDSGVWGRPTDLNNVETFCNVPVILARGAEWYRGIGAKGNTGTKVFSLVGKVENVGMVEVPLGTTLHTIVSEIGNGGAGGKAVKAVQTGGPSGGCIPARLFDTPVDFEHLNEAGSMMGSGGIVVMDEDTDMVDIARYFINFATSESCGKCVPCREGLKHTLLILNKIMAGKGSSADLVMLESLSDTIQMTSLCGLGQTAPNPVLTTLKYFREEYEALIKEGT; this is encoded by the coding sequence ATGGCGGGATCAGCCATGCCGATTCAGACTCCTGGAGATCTCGCGAAGGTTCGTGAGTCCGGGCTTTCAAAACTGAAGCCAGACCGCCCGAGGATTGCGGTTGGCCTCTCCACCTGTGGAATCGCTGTCGGTGGAAAGAGACTCTTTGAGAGGCTCAAGGAGATCATCACGGCAGGAGGCTATGATATTGACCTTGTCCGTGTTGGTTGTATTGGGTTCTGCAAGGAGGAGCCGATAGTAAACATCACGATCCCGGGAAGACCGCTCGTGATTATTCATCGGGTCTCCCCGGATGATGCCGAAGCGATTGTGAAATCCGTGCTGAACGGTTCTGTGTTGGAAGAGAAGGCACTATGCAAGGTCTCAGCCTGGGACCATATCACCGGAACAATAACCTACGGAACCGGATTTGAACAGATTCCTGATTACCATGATGTCCCCTTCTTCGGTCGACAGACCAAGGTGATCCTCCGCGATGCCGGGTTCATCAATCCTGAAGATATCGATGAGTATATCGCAGTCGGCGGGTATCAGGCCTTTGTTTCTGCCATAACCTCCCGGACACCAGACGAGGTTATCGATGTTGTGAAACAGTCAGATCTTCGGGGTCGTGGCGGTGCAGGGTTTCCAGCTGGTCTGAAATGGGAGATCACGAGGAAGGCGAAAGGTTATCTCAAGTACGTGGTCTGCAATGCAGACGAGGGCGATCCCGGTGCATACATGAACCGGAACGAGATGGAGAGCGATCCCCATATGCTGATCGAGGGGCTCCTTATCGGTGCGTATGCAATCGGGACTTCTGATGCACTGATCTATATCAGGGCAGAGTATCCGCTTGCCATCGAGAGGCTCAAAAAGGCGATCGGTCAGGCACGGGAGTACGGGCTTCTCGGTGAGAACATTCTCGGCACCGGTTTCTCATGTGATATCCAGCTTGCAACCGGGGCAGGTGCATTTGTCTGTGGTGAGTCTACCGCCCTTGCAGCTTCTATCGAGGGAAAGACCGGACGACCGCGTCCGCGTCCGCCACGACTTACAGACAGCGGGGTCTGGGGAAGACCGACCGATCTCAACAACGTGGAGACCTTCTGCAATGTTCCGGTGATCCTTGCCCGGGGAGCAGAGTGGTACCGGGGAATTGGTGCGAAGGGCAACACCGGAACCAAGGTCTTCTCGCTTGTCGGCAAGGTTGAGAATGTTGGGATGGTCGAGGTTCCCCTCGGAACAACGCTCCATACCATTGTGTCAGAGATCGGAAATGGCGGGGCTGGTGGAAAAGCAGTCAAGGCCGTTCAGACCGGAGGACCATCAGGCGGATGCATCCCGGCACGACTCTTTGATACACCGGTTGACTTTGAACACCTGAACGAGGCCGGGTCGATGATGGGTTCTGGTGGTATCGTGGTGATGGATGAGGATACCGATATGGTCGATATCGCCCGGTATTTCATCAATTTTGCAACAAGTGAGTCGTGCGGGAAGTGTGTTCCCTGCCGGGAAGGCCTCAAGCACACGCTGCTCATCCTGAACAAGATCATGGCAGGAAAAGGATCTTCTGCAGATCTTGTAATGCTCGAATCGCTGTCTGATACAATCCAGATGACATCGCTCTGCGGGCTCGGGCAGACTGCACCAAATCCGGTTCTTACAACGCTGAAATACTTCAGGGAAGAGTACGAGGCCCTGATCAAGGAGGGTACATGA
- a CDS encoding 4Fe-4S dicluster domain-containing protein: MKTVFVRQDRCVGCRHCEIACAVEHSENKELLLTFSEEKPSHPRIHVESVDNYLSFPNRCRHCDPAPCMQVCPTRALSRDEATGSVLVSYARCIQCSVCAMACPFGIITFQKVRELESDREVNAKCDNCIGRLSEGRIPACAEACKTGALEFGDVNDIISETRADLTMRLIRSQGLDVETTSMPENIRAFKAVMETIANL, translated from the coding sequence ATGAAGACAGTCTTTGTCCGGCAGGATCGGTGTGTCGGTTGCAGGCATTGTGAAATTGCCTGTGCCGTTGAGCATTCAGAGAACAAGGAGTTACTCCTGACGTTTAGTGAAGAAAAACCATCACATCCGCGCATTCATGTTGAATCTGTTGATAATTATCTCTCGTTTCCCAACCGGTGCAGGCATTGCGATCCTGCCCCGTGCATGCAGGTGTGTCCTACACGGGCTCTCAGCAGGGACGAGGCAACCGGTTCTGTTCTTGTATCGTATGCACGGTGTATCCAGTGCAGTGTTTGTGCCATGGCATGCCCGTTTGGAATTATCACGTTTCAGAAGGTTCGTGAGCTCGAAAGTGACCGGGAAGTAAATGCAAAGTGCGATAACTGCATCGGACGGTTGTCTGAAGGCCGGATCCCTGCATGTGCAGAGGCATGCAAAACCGGTGCTCTTGAGTTCGGTGATGTGAATGATATCATCAGTGAGACAAGGGCCGACCTTACCATGCGGCTTATCAGGTCACAGGGGCTGGACGTTGAAACTACCTCAATGCCGGAAAATATCCGTGCATTCAAAGCAGTGATGGAGACTATTGCCAATCTTTGA
- a CDS encoding NAD(P)H-dependent oxidoreductase subunit E, with translation MDDTTFHEIISRYPSPSGRTLGILRDIQIQEGYIPRDLLNRVSIELNEPVSRLYSLITFYSFFSLHPVGEHMITVCMGTPCHVKGAEKILGTLQSLLGLPGETTLGKYSETTGDNMFTVEIARCFGACSMAPVLHVDNDLYGYVTPEQIPDILSRYGWKGTGIGQPKKGSDL, from the coding sequence ATGGATGATACAACATTTCACGAGATTATCTCGCGGTATCCCTCTCCCTCCGGAAGAACTCTGGGGATACTGCGTGATATCCAGATCCAGGAAGGATACATCCCCAGGGATCTGTTGAATCGTGTGTCTATAGAATTGAATGAACCGGTATCACGGCTGTACAGCCTGATCACGTTTTACTCGTTCTTCAGCCTCCACCCGGTTGGAGAACACATGATCACGGTCTGCATGGGAACTCCCTGCCATGTGAAGGGTGCAGAAAAGATCCTTGGAACTCTCCAGTCACTTCTTGGTCTTCCGGGAGAGACCACTCTCGGAAAATACTCGGAGACGACCGGGGATAACATGTTCACCGTTGAGATCGCACGGTGCTTCGGGGCCTGTAGCATGGCTCCGGTGCTTCATGTTGACAATGATCTCTATGGATATGTGACACCGGAACAGATCCCTGACATCCTCTCACGGTACGGATGGAAAGGAACCGGTATCGGGCAGCCGAAAAAAGGGAGTGATCTGTGA
- the cooS gene encoding anaerobic carbon-monoxide dehydrogenase catalytic subunit — MSNPSDIRKEAERRALDSADQEIIAKAIDEGIETAWDRFALQQPQCGFGQLGVCCNNCAMGPCRIDPYGGKPSRGVCGANVDTIVARNLLDDLSVGAAAHSDHGREVVEVLLETAEGKAEGYRITDEEKLKRVAEEYGIAVTGRKPGEIAKDLALGLLAEFGSVKNYIQMAERAPDKTKAIWKEFGITPRGIDREIVEALHRIHMGVDADFVNILLHAMRTALADGWGGSMIATDCSDILFGTPKPLTSWANLGTLSTDKVNVVLHGHNPLLSEMIVQAAEDPELKKYATEKGAKGINLVGMCCTGNELLMRSGIPIAGNVLDQELAIATGAVEAMVVDYQCIFPSIPATAGCYHTKVVTTSMKAKIPGTQYMEFSAETALSTAKEIITLAIDNYPNRNPDRVRIPGKPMKVMAGFSEEEIRKALGGTYKPLIDAIVAGQIKGVVGIVGCNHPRIKQDYGHVTLAKELIKRDILVVETGCAAIACGKAGLLLPEAADLAGPGLKAVCNLLGIPPVLHMGSCVDNSRILVMASMVAKELGVGIGDLPLGGAAPEWYSQKALPIGTYFVASGVYTVLGIPPKIFGSKNVINLLTEGLKGITNSALAVEPDPVKSADLLEAEINRKRSALGI; from the coding sequence ATGAGTAACCCGTCAGATATCAGAAAAGAAGCAGAACGGCGAGCACTTGATTCAGCAGACCAGGAGATCATAGCAAAGGCAATAGACGAAGGGATTGAGACTGCATGGGATCGGTTTGCACTCCAGCAGCCTCAGTGCGGGTTCGGCCAGCTTGGTGTCTGCTGTAATAATTGTGCAATGGGACCCTGTCGGATCGATCCCTATGGGGGAAAACCTTCTCGCGGGGTTTGTGGAGCAAATGTCGATACGATTGTCGCCCGAAACCTCCTGGATGACCTTTCGGTCGGGGCAGCAGCCCATTCTGATCATGGCAGGGAAGTTGTAGAGGTACTGCTTGAGACAGCAGAAGGCAAGGCCGAGGGGTACCGGATCACAGACGAAGAGAAACTGAAGCGGGTAGCCGAAGAGTACGGGATTGCCGTTACCGGAAGAAAACCCGGGGAGATTGCAAAAGATCTCGCACTCGGTCTTTTAGCAGAGTTCGGGAGTGTCAAGAACTATATCCAGATGGCAGAACGTGCACCTGATAAGACAAAAGCAATCTGGAAAGAGTTCGGGATCACTCCACGGGGAATTGACCGGGAGATCGTGGAAGCCCTGCACCGGATCCACATGGGTGTGGATGCTGACTTCGTGAATATTCTCCTTCATGCCATGCGGACCGCTCTTGCCGATGGGTGGGGAGGATCGATGATCGCCACCGATTGTTCAGATATCCTCTTTGGCACTCCAAAGCCCCTGACCTCCTGGGCTAACCTTGGGACACTGAGCACTGACAAGGTGAATGTTGTTCTTCACGGCCACAACCCGCTCCTCTCCGAGATGATCGTCCAGGCAGCCGAGGATCCGGAGCTCAAGAAGTATGCAACTGAGAAGGGAGCAAAAGGGATCAACCTTGTCGGGATGTGCTGCACCGGTAATGAACTCCTGATGCGAAGCGGGATTCCGATCGCAGGAAACGTTCTCGACCAGGAACTCGCGATTGCCACCGGTGCTGTCGAAGCGATGGTGGTTGATTACCAGTGTATCTTCCCGTCAATACCTGCTACTGCCGGATGCTACCATACTAAGGTTGTTACAACCAGCATGAAGGCAAAGATCCCGGGAACCCAGTACATGGAGTTCAGTGCAGAGACCGCCCTGTCGACTGCAAAGGAGATCATTACACTGGCAATCGACAACTATCCGAACCGGAACCCGGACCGCGTAAGGATCCCGGGAAAACCGATGAAGGTGATGGCCGGTTTCTCGGAAGAGGAGATCAGGAAGGCCCTGGGCGGGACATACAAACCACTGATCGATGCCATCGTTGCCGGTCAGATCAAGGGTGTGGTCGGGATTGTCGGCTGTAACCATCCGAGGATCAAGCAGGACTATGGCCATGTAACCCTGGCAAAAGAGTTGATCAAGAGGGATATTCTTGTTGTTGAGACCGGATGTGCCGCGATAGCATGCGGAAAGGCCGGTCTTCTCCTTCCTGAAGCAGCGGATCTTGCAGGTCCCGGTCTTAAGGCGGTATGCAACCTTCTCGGGATTCCCCCGGTCCTTCACATGGGTTCATGTGTTGACAACTCGCGTATCCTGGTCATGGCCTCAATGGTTGCAAAGGAACTCGGCGTCGGGATCGGCGATCTTCCACTCGGAGGGGCTGCTCCGGAGTGGTATTCACAGAAGGCTCTTCCAATCGGGACCTACTTTGTTGCATCCGGTGTTTACACGGTGCTCGGGATTCCTCCCAAGATCTTCGGGAGCAAGAATGTGATAAATCTCCTTACCGAAGGACTAAAGGGCATCACAAATTCTGCGCTTGCGGTCGAACCGGATCCGGTAAAGTCAGCAGATCTTCTTGAGGCTGAGATCAACCGGAAACGTTCGGCCCTGGGTATCTGA